GTATTGGGAGCTCCTGACCTGATGCACACTTCGTATTTGACTATGTCATCAGAGTTCTGGCTCTGCTGGGTGTCCCGTCTGCGCCTTGTGCGTGCATCGAACCACTCGATGGCTGATTGAGGGAAGTCTtcctcctccctccttcccttcgGATCATCGTAACtgtagtcatagtcatagttttCTGTTACCTGAGCTGGATAAGAGAAAGTTGTAAAGTGCAAAGTTTTCATCATTCATTTGCAACACTGCAGGTCTATATGAGTAAAGTGACAATAATTCACGGAGGAGGAGGATGTAGTAGAAGTATAAGAATAATTAGAAGtagagcaaaagaaagaaatagaaccagaagaagaaagaagaaaaaaagatcacatatctttttttttttaataaacaaccTTAAATTTTCACCATAATTTTGaaatagattaaataaaaacaatagcaaAAACGAGTTCAAATTGCATTATTTCCTTACTTGTGTACTCTACTTTGCCCTTTACTGTCACATCTATTGACAGTTGACGACAGTCGCTGAAAGTGTCTGGGACGTAGTAAGCCTTCACCACCTATGAAGAGCAATAGAAAAATCAGATCTATTCAAATCTGACACTTGTCATCATTTCATAGACAGAATGTATTAGTTAATGTCTGCATTACCTTTACTTTTGCTTGTCCATTCCCTGAAAACTCTGCAATTATGTCGTTTCCCAGCAGTCTCTGAAACAAAGACGTCAAAACTGATGCAAAAGAACAAACTTGCTCTAGCACTAAATGAACACAGAGATCATGATTTCTAATGATTAATGATCACtggtgatgtgattaatgtgtttaatgCCTGGATAGGTGTGCTGTTTCAGATGTGCTGTTTCGGGTGAATAAATTATTCAACAGTCCACCGAGAACAAGTCGGTATACCTTTAAATCAGTCTCCACTTTCTCGCCTTTCTTGTTCAAGACCaaactttctttttcattcctgTTCCGACTGGTGAACTGCACACTGATTATATTTAAGGGCACTGGGGGTAAACGCGTTGCATACTCCGAGAGCGCTTCCAAGGCTATAATTGTATCCTAGaacaaaataattcaattaGTCAGACTGTTTCAATAGTTTAAACTAAAACTGAATGCCTTCCATTCCAACAGCCAAACAATATAAAGggtaaaagcctgaaataatgACCTCCCTGAGTCTGGCTCACCTGTGTGGATTTGAACCCGCCTTCATAGTTCTCTTGGGTGGTCAGGAAGCAGGCAGCCAATTTTGCCTCTTCAAAATCTTTAAGTTCTATAGCAGTAAGAAGAGCATATGCCGTGGTCTCAACTGTAAGAGCCACCACTGAGGGAACCAGGTGTTGTTTCTTCTCATCTAGCAATCGCATGTCCTCATTATCCCTCCACACCTTACAGTCACCAGCTGAATGGTAAAAGATAGCAGAGAATGTTACACATTAGCCTTTTTCTCCAGAGCAGGTCATaggtaatattttatttattatgatatgTGCTATTGTCCAGAAACTGGATGAAACAAATATGCTTTGGCATTATGttatttattaccttttatTGCTAGACTTTTAAGTCTCTTCCAAGCTGACAAAGCCACTTTCTTGTCTTCCAGACAAGTTGATAAGCAGTAGGTTGTAATAGCCAGAGAAAACGGCCTCTGTAGTTCATCAACACGAGAGCTGAGATATCCGGTGGCTTGAGAGATGCTACTGTTCTAAACATTATGGACAAAAATCAATTATGTTAATCAATTAACATGCTACCTTACTATGtattattttagaaaaaaactacaaactgtactgagattttctttttttattgaaaaaactaattttctattgaaaacaaattaaacatttgGCTGAGTAGGAGTATTAACATTGTATTATTGCATTTAATATGTAACGCtgacagtgccttccactaatattggcacccttggtaaatatgagcaaagaaggctgtggaaaattgtctttgttgtttacgACCCTTTGATCGTTTGTtccaaaaaattcacaaaaatactctattctcatggataccaaacaactgcaaacacaacacaggtttatatatatatatatatatatatatatatatatatatatatatatatatatatatatataaatcgttaaatataggtgtgcaacaatttttgtgaatagtttgtCAAAAgttgaaacaataaagacaatttttcacagccttcattgctcatatttaccaagggtgctaatattagtggagggcattgtatatGCTGTGTTACATATTAAATGCATGAATACAATGATAATTCTTTTACTTAGTCAAATGTTTAATTGTCTTGTACAATATCATCTATCTGCATACACTGATACTGCATACACAGTGCTATTTACCACAGAATCAGTTTCCTTGTCCAAGAAAGGAAGGGAGCGTTTAAGTGCAATGGCTATGAAAGCAGTGAGGGAGGCATCTTGTTCAACACCCCCAATTCCACCCTTGAAGAGAAACAGCACAAAAGCAACATAAAGTCTATATaactctaaaatgttttttgctATTAACAAAGAGCTTGAACTTGAAATATCTTGTGCATGTCTTTTctcatgtaatgtaatgtgaaactaatataatcaaaaataaatttcCGGACCTGCATTTCTCTGTGAATGACTGGATTAGGATCTGCAAATGACCCATCTTCACCCTGCTTTTCAATAAGGTAATTGACTGAATGCCGAATTTCGAGTTGTGAGACGATCTGTCTGCCATCAGTTGTTGATAACTCACACTCTGACACAAGGGATAACACCTTCACTACCAGGGCAGTTAGCCTAGAAGGAAGGAGTGGCAGATGATCATATGCAAGTCCTTATGCCACACCATGACCTGTGTTCTTAAATATACTTGTGGGTCTGTATACTGCAGTGtagtttaacaaaataaaatagtgtTTTTACAAAGACTGGTAGTTCTGTAACCCGCTTAGAGAAGTTCTTACCAGTTACTGGTGGGATATGTTGTCCATGCTCCATATGAGCCATCAGGCTTTTTGAATGTCAAAATCCTGTCATAGGCTGTTAAAATGATCAGCAGTTAGGAACATACAGTGCTAATGTAgaattgaaaacaaacaaacaaacaaacaaacaaaaaacccatagGGAAAGCATAAAAGCATACATATGTACATTGTTGGCCTTACAATCAAGCAAATTATACTGTAATATTCCAAATTTACTACATTTTCATAATTCCAAAGCAACACTGTTACACTATTACAATGCCAAAGGACCACTATGATCCTGTTACAATGCCAAAGTATCAAGGTGATCCTGTTACAATGCCAAAGCACCACTGTGATTCTGTTACAATGCCATAGCATCACTGTGATCCTGTTACAATACCAAAGCATCACTGTGATCCTGTTACAATGCCATAGCATCACTGTGATCCTGTTACAATGCCAAAGCATCACTGTGATCCTGTTACAATGCCATAGCATCACTGTGATCCTGTTACAATACCAAAGCATCACTGTGATCCTGTTACAATGCCATAGCATCACTGTGATCCTGTTACAATGCCAAAACATCACTGTTACACTATTACAATGCCAAAGCACCACTCTTTACAATGCCAAAGCAtcacatttacactgttacaatgCCAAAGCAtcactgttacactgttatAATGCCAATGCACCATTGCTACACTGTTACAATGCCAAAGCAACACTGTTATCCCATTACAATGCCATAGcaacactgttacactgttacactgttacaatGCCAAAGCAACACTGTTACAATTCCAAAACAACACTGTTAAACtgctacaatttcaaaatatatctGCTACAATGTAATAACGCTAAAACACAACTGTTACAATATCACACAACCACTGTTTCACTGTTTGAATGCCAATGCAGCATAGCATCCCTGAATGTTTGCCTGTGGTCATCACAGAGCTCACTTGAGTAATGCCGAGCTTACTTGAGTAATACTTCCCTCTTGTGGTAAATGTTCATTCAGCCCAAAAGTTTACTGAATGATTTACAGCTATGGCTGTGaggtattatattatatgctGGGAATGTATAATGGGAATGCACAGTATATcccattatactgtatactgggTATCTCTATACAATACATACCTCCCACACTGCAgtacatttatcacacacactgtctcagtAAGGCACCTGGGCTCCTAATAGACCCCAGTCCCCCAGCACATCCACTGTTCTCTGTTCTTCCAGTCAGGAAGAATTATCAGACCTATCTGACCACAAGGTACAACACAGTTTCTACGCCTTAGCCATCAGGTGGCTCAATAACCTAattaagaacatttaaaacattttaatacagAAAACTTTTGTTACTTCACTGCACTATTTGGAGATTTCACCATTGCACATGGCACTTTCTACATTGCACATGGTATCCTACTTTGTCCCTTAAATTTTACAATGTATGTTTTTACACAAATGCTTTAACTGATGTTCTCGTGCGAAAAGTGACTTTTATTACTTATCAAAAACTATGCAATTTTGCCTGAAATCAATAATTCAGTCTCTGTAAGTTTGCAATATTAACCATTTGCAATATTAACCATTACAATTTGACTAGCCTGCTTATCTAGTTATGTTAGCTACTGGAATCGATGCTAGTCTAACCTAATctgcattagcaaagaaaacaagctAACAGTTAAATACAGCCAGTTAATTTTAGCAAATTATCTAAACTTATTTCAACATGTTTAATTAAATCAGATTTCATGAATTCAGAATTCCTGCCTTCTAGGGAGGCAAAGATTTTAAATGAGAATTTACTTACTCCAACATATTTAGGTTCTTTACTGCATAAGAAAGTCACCACAGATTCTACACTGACAAATTGATTGTATGGTAAAGTGAAATGATTGGATGCTTAACTGAACTGATTTAATAGATTTATAGCATTGGGAAGAAGAGACATTTGTGTTTTGTAAGTactttgaaggtctaaataaaaatgtaagtttCTGTGCACATAATAGGAAACAAGATTgactaaaaaaaattgtacacatcaatcattttgtcatatttttaCTTAAGTAAGATCAGTGGAAGGCAGATATTCTCTGCTCAAAAGCTTTGCATCTATCTTCCAGAAGAGTAGTAATTCTTCCTAAAACTTTCTAAATTTagtccacccccccccccccccccctttttttttgtgattagtGCATTGATTCTGTGTTTACCCTGCTCTATGTAGCCCAAAGCGTTGTCTCTCATTTCAGCTTCCAGTTCCAGCCATCGGTTGTTTGAGTCCAAGTAACGGATGGCCAGAGCCGTGGGGGACATCCTGATCATAGTTTGTTCTGCACAACCGTGAGGGGCATTGATCAGCTTCTTCACACTGCTTGGTGTAAGTAGGGGTGTAGCTGCTGCTGTACCAAATATCTCATCTGTTCATTATTGAGACATAAGAGATAATTACTTACTGACATTTCTTACTGTTTTGACcataggaaaaaaaagtatcatgTCACCATACCTTCAACTTTGACAAATACATTGCCACCTAAGTCAGGAATTGTACCATTTGGTAACCGTCCATCAATATACATGTTTTCACTTCTACCTGTGTAGAGAAGTTTTTTTATTAATCTTCTTTGCACATGTAAAATGTGCTATGTATCAAACTTGTAATTTAAGTAAGCTATCTGAATGTGAATATGAATTAACTTTAACACACTCAAAGTTCATTTTCCTGCATTTAATCATTTTCCTGCATTTGAAATAGTACATGACAATGATGAGGTTGGAATAAAACCAATAAAAGAAATCATTATGAATTACCATTCAGGTTAATTAATTTACTTTCTTCTTGTTTTACACGGACTCCCTCATTCTGCAAAGTGAAGAAAGAACATGATTTCTCTCTTATCGTTAAATCAATCTACCAAACATCCAATCCAGCTCCTCTTACCATCACCAACAATGTCTTCTGAATGGCATCGACACCCAACTCATATTTTCTGTCATAAAGTTGGATAGTGATAGGGAATTCACCCTCCTTCAGAGGAACAGCAGAAAAGGTCACTGTCTCAGAGCTACCTTTGGCCAAACTGATGTTGACATAGGAATCAGTAGATGAAGCCCCAGGTGAACACAGTCCATCTATTTGTTTCATATGAACGGCAAGCtgtacagggggaaaaaaattattatatatatatatatatatatatatatatatatatttatatatatatatatatatatatatatatatatatatatatatatatatatatatagctgaaCCATCTAGTTGTGCAGAAATTGCAATATGTTAAATAtcccattttttaaaactgttgtCTCACTGTATACTGTTTTTCTGTAtagtaaatacataaaacacCTCAAATATTCTGTAGAAGTTCGTATTGGCCTATATTCAGAGTTCAGTTGCATAATGAGGATTTCATAGAGAAACTGCACACATCAGTATTGAGACCTCTGACAAtttgatgtaaccacaataCAATATGTTATGCTGAAATGTATGATCTTGgatgtaatttaaaatatattccgaggatgtaggataagtggcacagaaaatggatggctggatggaggACATTGAAGGAGACAGCATCTTAATCTGACACACCATTTTACTCAGAGACCGAATTGTTTTATTGATAAAATCAGGGTGCGATTTGTTACAAAACCAGAGTGGGggacattttaattttaatttctgCATTAGAATATTAGTGACATTTTGACAATTCATGTCAAATGCAAATCAAATGCACAGTTTACAATTCCCAAACAGGCTAAAACTACAGAACATTGGCTAATTATGGAAATATGCTAAGTAAAGTGACTGATTTATCTGTACTATAATATTGATATGATCTCATGTACTTTGAGTGTGCACATGATGTAATGTGAAGAGGAGACAGAAGTAGGtgctgtcatggatatgccGGTAGGGACTccggactacagttcccagcagccactgcaccacacagcagcatcatcatcacacaactacctgcacctgattctcaTTAACTTAACAAGCACctatgtgtatatagccacagtttgcactgcacacCTATTCTAGCATTTGTCTTTCGTTGCTGTcgtttctgtctttgttttcatGGTCTTTGTTAACGTTTGATtcttgccttagtgttttgcttcctgttcatattttttgttttggttcattaaaactgaaaatctgcacttgcaccCATCTCTGCCTCCAAATCATGACAGGTGCGATGAGGATACAAATTTGTTATTCTAATCATGTAAGGCACAATCTACCATCAAACAATCCCACCATATTAATAAGGTTGACATAATGACCTTCATGACAGTTCCACTGAAAGTGATTAATATGAGAAATTACATTTTATCTACTGTTCATTTTCTCCTCCTGTAGTAAACCAGTAAACCAGTAAATTCAGAGTATTACGAGCTGGATTTCAAACAGAAATTGGAAAAATGCACTATTCTAATTGGTTAAccctgtttctctttttttcaggcTCAATGGCAAATGCTCTTGTTTAGGCAAAAGTCTAGATGCTATTGAAAAACACTGTCTCAAAACCTCTAGTACAGAAAAAACTCATTTAAACTCATTTCCCATTGTAAATATTGATATAACATTGTGTTCTAGAGTTTTTTTCACACACCTCTCTTTCGTTCTTGCCATAATTGTAGATGACCACAACAATGGCCATTTGTTCATTCTTCCTGACAGAGTAGGGAAGACGCAAAGAGATAAAGATCTCCTGAAAGGCACGTATGTCAAGAGGCTCGGccacacaaaaacctaaaagTGATAAGTAAGTGTAACATTGCTAAATGTCTCTGATGACCATTTAATCATATCcaaatttttatattaaatcgGTGAACCAGTTATTAGGCAGTAAAAAATTCGGGTTACCATGCGATCTAGACACACTGACAGCCTGTATCTCCCAGGTAGTGATGGAATCAGGGAGAATGATTAGTTTtctaaaacaaacatcagaagaCCAATTAAACCATACAACCACAGTAGAATAGTCAGGAGAACATAATgagacagaagtgtgtgtgtgtgtgtgtgtgtgtgccagctGTGTACTTACGTAGTTTGGCCATTCACAATGAACTCTTCAAATTGAAAGCTGGGAGGGAAACTGCGGCGGATATATTGGACCTCGTTGTCAAAAAAGTTTTCAATATCACTGGCACTAGCAGCTGGTTGGTTGAGGTTGGAGGTAGTGGGAGGAGAGCAGACCACAGTTAAATCGTCATGGGCATGTTAcagtacaacaacaacaacaacaacaacaacattaaacagtTCCAATGTTGAACAAACACCAAATGTCCATGCGAACACATTTTGTAGCAGATTAACAACACTTTCCCTAgtttcattaaaattgcatttagatTCAAGTTGAGGCAGTTTATTATAATTTGTAAGTTACTGAGCTTTACAAAGCTTTAACAGGTtacaaaaagaaacacattaTTGTTAATAGCAAAAAGAATTAATTCAAAAACCATTCAGATCTACAGGTTTGGCCTCATAACAATACaaacctaataataattattacagCTTTGATAGTAGTTCATAATCAtacacaatcaatcaatcaatcaatcaggggttcccaaactacAGGTTGTGTCCCCACATTGGGTCGCTTGATTGAGAGAAGCTCacagtttcttttttaaaattcattacattttttttttcaattttatttaattcatttatttaattaacattagaAATGTTATTGTGTACTATTCTAGATCTTTACTGAGTACTAATACTAACCAGTTTTCCTATTACAATTCATGTGTGAATTTCAAAAACCTCTCATTATCACACTTTGTAGGCggagatggaagcaagtgcacGTAAGCAGATAAATGTCAATAATCCAAAAGGGTAAGGCAAAGTCCATGGTCAATAAACAGGCAGGGGTTGGGTaatcaggcaaacaaacaaaactaggcaaggcagagaatcgaggtcaaGAGCAAACACAATGGTCAGAGTCACTTTGGCAGAACACGAGAACTAAGGCTTGGATAACGGCAGAGAACAAGTCAACTGAACATTTACTTCGCAAAGTCTTAATGTTCCCAAAGTCTCTTATATGCTGTgttgtgagtatgtgtgagattgggtgcaggtgtgtgtagttagaactccggagaaggcgagcgtgtgtgtgtgtgggaagtgtagtcctcagcggccatgtttgtagttagcgGTGCCTCCTGGGAAACGGAGTTACTGATTGGCTGTGATATGAAACTCATGCCTATAAACCTGTCCGAATGGTCTGTTTAGTGTACcagttttctgtattttatagaGTAAATACTTTTACATGTCAGGTTAGAGTTTTCAATTTAAGACCCAGCTCATGATGACCTCATGATGACTACAATCATGATCATGATGGAAAGTTttaagagagacagagctcATCAATATGTTTAACATCGCTGTATATGAAACggctaaacattttacagttcagtTTGAAATCTTTTTGAGCTTCATTTAGCTCATAGGATCAACTTCTCAAACTTGGGGTTgaggagatttatttatttatttatttatttattcatttatttatttatttttaccaaccACATATTGTAGCTCTAAattgatttgtttaacattttaaaacaacaattaaacaactaaaaaaaaatcattagttCCTCTTAAGCCCTGTTTATAACAGACCATAGCAGCATCACACCCAACATATTGTGATGTCAATCATTAACACTGGAGAGTagctatttaaataaaagtaagcATGGCACAGTTATGGTTTGTGGGGGGATGTTCATGAGAATTTTTGTGTCACTGGCCAAAAAAGGCTGGAGATGCCCTGATTTAGGTGATTAACTATGGTGTTAATCTTATCTTTCTTTATTTGTGATAGTAGTTtatgcatcatcatcatactTTGAAATATAAGTTCCCTAAAATTGCTTTAGGCACGTGGATCCGACAACATGCATCTATATGCACTATACTGAAGACctacaatttaatttataaagagaagtgtgtgtgtgtgtgtgtgtgtgtgtgtgtgtataataagtAGACCACAGGCTGTTAGTAATACTTACTTCTGCCATAGCTACTCTTTAGTTCCTCCTGCTTCTTCTTTTCCCTCAGCTGCGTAGCAAAGTTGCAGCATTTTAGGAAAACCTCCTCACATTCGTCACTTgcatttattcttttctttcgtTCCTCACAGCTCAGCTTCATTGGAAGCCGTGTTAGGCCATGACGGCAGCACTTCTTCAATACTGCATCTGTGTACTCAGTTTCTTTTGTAGACAAAAGTAGAAAGATACGCGAGTTGATGGAGAAGCAACTTACTGACACATGCACTCTGAGCATGTGTGAGCACTCTCACACAGAGCATACtgattcatgcaattatctaatcagccaatagTGTGTCAGCagtacaatgtataaaatcaagCACATATGGGCCAGCAGTTTCGGGTGTTGTTCACATCCACCATCTCactgattttgactgtggcataaTTGTTGGTGCCAGCAAGTGGACATcgtagcaagtgaaaatatcttgaatatagtaaGACTTATCTATTATAAGAttgcaacaaaacaaataagatTATTCCTAGACATTcctactcatttcaagctttaaattttcttattctattgctagatcattttgcttctttctagaaataaatgcttaaaattagcaaaattatctgccaatagagcAAGattatttcaagcttaaaaGCTTAAAAATAGGTGTAATAATCTTGTAATAggtttactgtaatcttataacaggaaatactagatTGATTTTAGtatgttcaagatattttcacttgcttcaatgtctttttttttttttttttgcagtgtactgATGTACAGTAACAAGGACTTTCAAACAATTCAGCACCTTTTTGTGCCAATTCTTTCTGGACATCTATGGAACGTCTCTGCCGCCTGAAACCTGATTCACAGCCAAATCCTACAGAGGAAATAGGACAAATTGGTAACTAACATTTCATATACTATTGGTTACTTAAATTTTGCCAAGACAATAAAATCATCAAGCTATCCGGTTTATTAACACTCTTGAGGTTTTCCCCATATTGCCCTATATACCTATCCTCATCTGTGACTTGACAGttgaagagtgagagaggaaagTCAGTCCAGCATCATTAAATACTGCAGCAGTGTTCTCACCACCACCATACGAACATCCCAGATCATAAGACTGCATAGAGGAGAACACCTGCACCGAAACCAAACATTTTAGCATTGCATTAAAAAAGTGTCACTGATTAAAAGCAGAATAACTTTTCATATGGTCAGATTATATGATGTGCTATTAACCCACAAAAAACTcaagttaaaaatatttttggctcCTGAGTGGCGCGACAGAAATGTGTTCACTCTATTATcacgagtttgaatcctgacgaTGTCACAGACACCCATAGCCAGGATTCAGGGGAGCAAAGATTGCTTTCTGGGTGGGAAAGATGGCATTACTcactctcccctgtcaatcagagcaacactagccaattgcatatgtctgtgagctcatgttgCTTGGAGGAAGCACGTTCTTGCCCCAACCTCTCTGGTTGGTAGTTGTCGTGTGATAAGTGAGAAGCACCTTGTAAGTGGGTGGGAAATGACAATACAGTACCAAATTGGGGGAGAAAATGTggggttatttttatttttatacacagtgtgtattgataatgataatgtgtATGAAATGGGGGATTTAccattaatttaaattatgcataattttggagattttatttatttatttatttatttatttatttatttattacaaataatattATCATGTCATATTGGTGGAAAAAATTTCCACAGTTGAAAGTATATTTGCggtatttacagtgtgtttcaTGTACCTTCAGGAAATTATTCTAAtgtacaaaacaaatcaatgcaattttttttttggaaagctgTCTTTAAAATCTTGAATTCCACTTTAACAATTTTAAAACTGGGATTGCTCGTACTAGATATTCTTTCACTTCAAAAATAATGGCAACTTAGCAAATGAAAATTTAGTcaaaattacaataaaccaaatataatattatttaattatttctagATGATAatgattatcatcattattattagtgttgttgttattaatattattattgttattattattataatttttttaaacaaaagttaagctttaaatgttcttattctattggcagaaaattgttgcttctttctagaaataaatgtttaaaatgagcaaaattatctgccaacagaacgtctattcaaaaaaaaaaaaagagtagataTAAGATTAATAATCTTATTAATAAACCAAATtacatttggtttattgtaagggtataataggaaatactagctatatttgactatattcaagatatatGCTAAGATgccattttttttgcagtattgCCGTAATAACATGATACATTTGTATATATcttgtatgtatatattgtatatatcctcatatataacaaatatgaGGATGTAGACAATTGAATGTACAAAAGTAATTGTAAATATCTTATAAGCTTCTTTAATCTGCATTTTGTACCTGTTTTGGGGTAAGTTTGTTTTGGGCGTTCAGGCTGTAGATAGCTTTGTCCACAGCCAGTAATGCCACTATTGCATCTTGTTGGTCTCCCACATCAATGTTAAGATTAATGCTTTGTGCTGGATTGTAAAAATTTTTAACATGTTGTTCCTTTTCTGTCACTACAACCTATGCAAGACACATAAAAAGAGTTGCATAAAAACTGGTAACCTGCAGTAAGATGCTACAATTTCTACATTAAGAGTTGCTTTGCTAATCCTACATTTAGCCACAGCATACTTGAAACAcagtaactttaaaaaaaaaactttgagtaaaaacaaaacagtaagtaAAATATAGCTTACCTTTCCTTCACACACATCCTTGACATCTATCCAGATCGAATCTGCTATAATTTCACCATGTGTGTTATAATAATATCCAATGAGGCGGAAGGATGGAATCATGTCAGGGTTGATGTTGAGCTGGACAGTGGCTACATCTCCTATTGCAACAGAACTTGACTTTCTGAGAGTACCTTTGCTGAGGACCTGAAGAGTGCACACATCGTGTACAAAGAAAAGTCGTACTTAAATGTTGAAAAAGTAGAAAAGAGCAATGTAGGTGTAAAGTTGTAATGAAAACAATATGTTATCaagatttaacaaatatatttgattttgtgtgagtgtatgttttaAGAAAAGTTGAAGAATTTGACTGTAAAGGCTTGCAAAATATTATTAGAATATTATTCGGAGAGAAAGTTGAATGCAGAAAGGAATAACAAAATATGGagttatatatgtattttgcTTTGTAGTAAATAACCAACCACATGCTcagctatacagtatatttcctAATGCTCTATAGAACAGAAATTGAATTTAAGTGGATGAATATTAAGTAAGTAATGTCATCCTTGTTCACAAACTTTATGGAAACAAATAGAAAAAGAGTTAATTTCTCCAATTCGTTcacaagatttttttcttttctggccTCTCCTATAGGAAGTGCTCATTAGATTATGGGCCTATACTATCCTACACAATCCAGACATTAAAACAGATTGAAGTTTCTTTTACA
This Ictalurus furcatus strain D&B chromosome 1, Billie_1.0, whole genome shotgun sequence DNA region includes the following protein-coding sequences:
- the c4b gene encoding complement C4-B — encoded protein: MTEIPFEYVRFLVTAPSIIHVGVKEKVSVQVGEGLLNKPVTCYLEQEVGRVVVSKHETVRITEKGKIETLELEISTDKIAGLISANGEPPYLNLVCDVGEIKRKTRVLVSQHRGYIFIQTDQPMYNPTQKVRYRIFTLDHAMRPISEMIDINLINAEGNTIKKMRIRSKLGIYSKDFYIPDVSQPGVWKIKAYYRGDEKSATIQEFKVQKFVLPSFGVTIKPETDHLLRSAENFKFSIDVSYSYGKKISGGFHCRFGVRAENTDGPDEITFIKGLEKTGPVRNGEAEITLKISDILEKLAKLKPEAQNGMRFYIAVTVTDTISGEVQESEILLPMVSQKYKVDLDRTRSHYIPKMPFEVKVVVRTPNGLPAKDVPVKMSVSHTKDKSRTANTDNEGVAFSVFNLDESPQSISVEATVDGFKSTKDISIATSSSNDFLQISASNNVLAPGNQLSVKFDVVNGQPNDGYIYYLVLSKGTLRKSSSVAIGDVATVQLNINPDMIPSFRLIGYYYNTHGEIIADSIWIDVKDVCEGKVVVTEKEQHVKNFYNPAQSINLNIDVGDQQDAIVALLAVDKAIYSLNAQNKLTPKQVFSSMQSYDLGCSYGGGENTAAVFNDAGLTFLSHSSTVKSQMRIGFGCESGFRRQRRSIDVQKELAQKETEYTDAVLKKCCRHGLTRLPMKLSCEERKKRINASDECEEVFLKCCNFATQLREKKKQEELKSSYGRTASASDIENFFDNEVQYIRRSFPPSFQFEEFIVNGQTTKLIILPDSITTWEIQAVSVSRSHGFCVAEPLDIRAFQEIFISLRLPYSVRKNEQMAIVVVIYNYGKNERELAVHMKQIDGLCSPGASSTDSYVNISLAKGSSETVTFSAVPLKEGEFPITIQLYDRKYELGVDAIQKTLLVMNEGVRVKQEESKLINLNGRSENMYIDGRLPNGTIPDLGGNVFVKVEDEIFGTAAATPLLTPSSVKKLINAPHGCAEQTMIRMSPTALAIRYLDSNNRWLELEAEMRDNALGYIEQAYDRILTFKKPDGSYGAWTTYPTSNWLTALVVKVLSLVSECELSTTDGRQIVSQLEIRHSVNYLIEKQGEDGSFADPNPVIHREMQGGIGGVEQDASLTAFIAIALKRSLPFLDKETDSVNSSISQATGYLSSRVDELQRPFSLAITTYCLSTCLEDKKVALSAWKRLKSLAIKAGDCKVWRDNEDMRLLDEKKQHLVPSVVALTVETTAYALLTAIELKDFEEAKLAACFLTTQENYEGGFKSTQDTIIALEALSEYATRLPPVPLNIISVQFTSRNRNEKESLVLNKKGEKVETDLKRLLGNDIIAEFSGNGQAKVKVVKAYYVPDTFSDCRQLSIDVTVKGKVEYTTQVTENYDYDYSYDDPKGRREEEDFPQSAIEWFDARTRRRRDTQQSQNSDDIVKYEVCISHSLKQKLTGMAIADITLLSGFEPKTEDLDLLKDAETPYISHYEFENGRVLLYFNKIYNGHECIAFEAVQKVPIGLLQPAPATIYDYYEPERRCTVFYAAPSRSKRVSALCSNEVCQCAERACFKEKQQSSIREEDRFRHACYQPVADYGFIVTVKSVEDKKTFDFYNTQVTTVLKFNGDVSVDEGKTRFFAKRKHCKSQLKQGETYLIMGKDGSTTDLNGQMLYLLDSHTWVEQKPSKEKCEATNMKLYCKKFKEFLRKYQLEGCSQ